DNA from Ananas comosus cultivar F153 linkage group 12, ASM154086v1, whole genome shotgun sequence:
CTTGCTTGTCACCTTTCCAACAGTGAAAAGAAATAAACACAACATCTCATCCAAAAGGGTTGTTTGATCCTCCCAAAAATCCTCAACAGCAAATTTGCAGCAAAATAAGAACACAAGGGATACACTACATAGCTCATTTTTCTGTCCAGATTACAAATTTACAAGAGCAAAAATAGAGGAACAAAACCCAACAtccaaaaacagaaaaaaactgCAGCATTTCCACAACCAAGAAGCATCGGAAACAAAGAGAGACAAAAAGTTCTTATCCGATAGCTTAACAGTAAAAAGTAGTCACAACTATATAAAGATAAACACACAAGCATTATGCAACTTTTGTAGACATTTCAATTTACAGGAATGTATGATGTTTTCTCATCAGAAGatgaaaaagtaaattaaagaaaaaaagcaacatACAGAGACTATCCGTTTGCCCGTaagaattaaacaaattttagcAGGATCATCATAAATAAACAAATCAGACAAATATGATTAATCAGAAgttgcaaattttattttctttttcatNTATCTGTATATATACAATAGAATtcggcaaaagaaaaaaagcaacatACAGAGACTATCCGTTTGCCAGTaagaattaaacaaattttagcAGGATCATCATAAATAAACAAATCAGACAAATATGATTAATCAGAAgttgcaaattttattttcttttgccgAATTCTATTGTATATATACAGATAGATAGGCCTCCAGAAATGTTAAAAAGTGCCACAGATTAAGGACACcccaagaagaaaaagaaaccaaAGGTTATACTATACCTTTAGGTGAGATTAAGATTGATCAAACATAACTTAACATTGATATAAATTActaacaaattataaataaacttGCTATccaaaattaattacatttggaGCCTGAAAAAGAAACCAAGCATTCGCTCTCTCTCTGCTCATGTCTCAAGACTGTACAACAGACAGATAGATTGATGGATGGATTGCTCTCAAACTCTACATAAAATAGCTGAGCGCTTTCTTCTTCCTCGATCCGCCTTCGCCATATAGATCGTTCCATTGGAGAAGCTCATTCATGTTCGCAGAGTCCGATGACACACTTGCACATACCTACTTGAGCACGAGTTCTGATCTTGTTAGAGGTTGTAATAGGATATGCTCATCATCTATTCATGAGGCAAAATCATCATCTATTCATCCATATAACATACCCCCCAAAAAATCCGAatcatttcatatatatatataccatcaAAAGTGCAGTTTCTCACAAAGATAACCCTTCTTTGTTTAACGTCAGATGTCTGACCACAAAAGGAAGCCCAAAAAATCTTGCTTATATCCCTTGAAATGGGTAAACTGGAACTTCAAATTAACAGGTCTACAaggtaaaagaattagaaaatttatataaattgacAAAGAATTACCTGCTCCTGTGCGTATTTCAGATCTTCCATGTTTAAAGGACGAATGTCTTCAGTTCCATGCAACCCAGGTAAAGGGCTACCTTCTGCTAGTGCCAAACTTCTCTCCTGCAGATGGCAAAGTTATATGTAACATCTACAATAACAAAAGGGGATTAAAGACATGGCATCTGCAAAATCAACTATTTGCAATTTATACACCAGTAAAAAtgattttttcatatatatatgcctCAAAGGTACAGTACACTTGGGGAGTCCTGCATTTCAATTCACAGGGTAAGTTGGTCTTGCATTATAGTTGTCTAAGGGTTTTGCATTTAGAAATTTAtaagagtgtaaattttttaagaGCGTATCTAAAATTTCAGGTTTGATTTGGCAGAGACATGGATATAGATAAATTTTGCAGCGACAtatgtaaaaatatcaaatatttaattatttataagcGCAAGTTTGTCTAGAAAAGTTCAACCATATATTATTGGTGATTCAATACTaacctttttttccttttccaaaATTTCTCTAATGGGTCGATGAGCAGCAGTTACACAGAGATTCTGAAATCGAATAGGATAATGCATGTTAGCTTatcagaaaatcaaatttcgtaAAATGAATAGGAATTAAAAAGTCGAGATAACCTTCAAATCACTTCCTGAATACCCATCAGTTATATTTGCAACAGCTTCCAGATCGACATCTGACGCCAAGTCTTCCTTGGCCAATATCACTCTCATAATCTTTTCTCTATTCGATGCATCCGGTAAGTTCACCATTAATCTGTAAATGCGCAAGTAAACGAATTAAGTAGCAGTACTGTCTAAAGCCCAAAATATAGTAGAAAGTGCCTCTTTAGCCTATCTTCTACATTCTATAAAGAAACTATCAAAAACGAGGTTTTCTAGTAACAAATAGTCTAAAGCTTTTGCTGTGACAGAACGCCGTCTAAAGCTCAAACTTGAAATCGCAGCTTCTGCAGCACCAAGATAGAGGAGATTTTAACTAAAAAAGgaagctactgctgctgcttctaCCAGCTCAACTGAAACAGTACTTTCTCGAAAGCTCCAGCTAGACTAAACAATTCCTAACCAAAAGTTTTAAAAACAGCTTTGAATCAGTAGGTTAAACCAGGTCTAACGGGCATCAGATATGTTAGCAGTATGGTCACATCTAAAAtgcagaaaagaagaaaaaaccaCATAGATCGATAGTTGTATCGTGCAAAACAGCTATACCAATTGACCTGGATGGTCCTGCTGAACCATATGCATAAATGATTTCAGAAATGGCCCTACTGtaatattattacttttaaaGCTTTGAATGCCAACTTTCCGTTCAGTCAATTGAACCAGATAGTTGAACTGGTATGGATCAGACTGAATGCCCTTCGATTTTTTACCAAACCGGCTTTTTATTAAGTCCAAATTCCGTTATTTACCTCCGAGGAAGCCTTCTTATGACGGCCTCATCGAGGTCAAAAGGTCTGTTTGTGGCAGCAAGAACCAACACACGTTCTTTGTCCTTGGTACGCAGACCGTCCCAGTTCACCATAAACTCATTTTTCATCTTGCGCATCGCCTCATGCTCTCCTGGATTTTCCCTCCTCCCTAACATACTGTCAACCTGTGGAAACAAAAAAGTGAGTATTGAAAATGAAGCAACACTACAAAACAACaattattagaaaattaaaagaaCAAGTAGCTCACGTTGcgataattaaacaaaaatattgcaGAGTCATCGAACTCATGGCCAAAAGGTCTCTCAAAACAGGGTATTTTTGTGAGTGCAAGGGTACATAGATATGAAATTAACTTTCTTAAGGGCATATATGCAACTTCGTATTTGCAGGGTACATGCGTAAGATGTACGTGGATGATTTAGCAAGGGTACATaagtaaatatatcaaaattatctGGCTGATAGGAATTAgaaaaaatgagttaaaagaAAGTTCACAAACCTCATCAACAAAAATGACGCTCGGAGCAATTTTACTTGCCAATGAGAAAACTGCTTTCACATATTTCTCCCCTTCCCCGAACCACTGATATTAATCAGGTTCATATTTTGtcaggaaaagaaggaaaaaaaaagaagacaaacaaacaaacaaacaagcaAGCATTGTGAACCAAATGTAACTCATCCTTAATTGAGAAAATACCTTTGAAGAGATGCTCGACATTGAAATGTTGATAAAGTTTGCACCTGCTTCTGTTGCCACAGCTTTAGCAAGCATGGTCTTCCCTGTACCAGGAGGACCAAAGAGAAGTATCCCCTTGCAAGgctgtaaaaaagaaaaggagaaaaaggaaaagcagGCAAAGATCAGCTTGCAATAGATAAACGGTCGTACAAGGGTTAAAGAGAATTACCATAAGCCAAGAGTTAAAAGACTATTCTTACTTCCAAATAAGGGTTAAAAATGTGGGGGAAAAGCaaatatcaataaaattatGCGAATGACTTCATCAGATTTCTTCTTGTAACTATATGAAGGCAACTAAGAAAATGTAGACAACAGAaagttaaataatttaaagtaattTAAACAGACTTTCTTCAGTTCTTCTAGATCTACTAAAGAACAATTCATCAAAACCTTTCCCTACTACATCTTAATCATCAACTTTAGAGAAATGAATCATAAACTTCATCATATGTTTAATAAATTGCATAAATAAGCTCAAAACAAGTAACTCCAAAATATCAGCTAGCAACTTCTCACCAACTTTTTCAAGTTTCTTTCAAAATTATCTGAAGTTGATGAAATTGAGGGATTAAAACTAGGGATGCCCATTCTCTATAATTAGCCCTTAATATCATCAGTACAATATTTCAAATGAGGGAATACAGAAAGTTCTTAAAAGAACCCAAGTCCTTCAGCTGGAAAAGCAAAAATAAGGGTGCAATCCCATGCAAGGTCACCGGTGGATTGAAATGCTTATTTGAAATATGATCTTACAGATCATTTACCTTGAGAAACAAGTATCTCCTGGCTAGTTTaagtggaaaaagaaaaatgtaacgcaccaatagtcccacatcacaTGGAAAAAAGATTCTTATTGAAAATATATGAGGCTTCGCACCCtgataataataactaggctgaAGCATTTTGGGCCGCTGATTTGGACCCAACATGTTATTATTGCTAGTTGGTCGGATCGTTACAAAAAATGACTTAGATTTTCTGAGTAGGGAAATTGCTGAGACGCTCCTACATCAAGATGGCCGCAGCCCATGCAACATAATCAAGCCAGTTTGTACACCCACGTGTGAATCATCCAAATTAAGAGGTTACTTCTCTACAAAACCAATACCCAACAAAAGCTTCCATCACAAAGTTAAATATGTCAAACAGCATACCTTCGTCAACTGTCCTTTGCAGAACAATTCTGGCCTTTGTAGAGGAAGCATCACCAATTCCTTCAATGTGTCCTTTACATTCTCTAGTGCTCCAATATCATCAAAAGTAACCCCAATATCACTAGGTGGAATGACATCAGCCAAAAGCCTTTTTTCGAATTCATTCTCCGTAACCACATCCTGAAAACATTtacgataaaattttatttcacaatattaacggaggaaccAAACATTGTGCATAAGTTCAATGAGTAACATAGGAGAAAAAGACCTTGAGTGACTTTTTTGAACTCTTCGTATCGCTCTGCATGCTTTGCAGCATAGTGAGGCCATGCTTGAGGCTGTGAACAAATGATGCATAGCATGTCAGGAGgcaaaaaagtataaatttatttaatcaaATAGAATACAAACAAAAGTTGTAAAAAACATAATTACCTTTCACTGGACAGTACGAGTTTAGCATTCTTGGCAGGTGCATCAATTTTATTATGCTTAACGTGATGACTAACAGCAAAACCAACAATTTTGTCCACAtctatataaaaacaaaaaccaacaCAAACAATAATCATACTAAGCTTCGTAACTATGAGGTGATTAGTTCAAGAGTATACTCACTCTCATTAGTTAGTATTTGGTCCTTGACAGCTATGTCTTCAAGATCATTACAATCCATTCCGATACGATTTAGGAACTGCGTAAGGTGGAGGGAAAATTGAATTAGAGAATATTATAAAATCCCttaataaaaagagaataataaatcacttaaatataaagagaaaaataggaAGCATTAAAGTGATCTTTACCTGGTCTTGTTCAAACAATACTGGTTTAGAAGAAAagcagaaagaaagaaaggaagcaaatcattataatgaaataTAATATCTGGAAGAACCATAGATGTACTCCCAGAGTTAAAGGTCATTCCAACTTCCAAGAATACAACACAATAAAAACAAATAGAAGTTAAAATATCAACAATCCAGAACACTAAAATTCTTCTTATTAGCCTAACGCTAGTAATTAAACAAGGACAACGTGATCTATTAAAATATCACTCCAGATCATAACTTTATGCTAGAATCACTAGCGAGCTAATAGACCATGATGAATTCCATGACACAATGGAGTTCAGGAAGCAACAAATGCAAAAGTATTACATCACTAGTAATAAAGTAATTTGGAAAGGAACTAGCCTGTCAACTCAACTAGAGTAAAAGCATTACAAAGACTAACAGAACATACAGAGTATAACTATCTTTTCTCCAAATTTCTACCAATGTTAATCAAGGATAACTAAAAGAGAGTAGTCTACATATAAATCCCAGCAAAATCATGTAAATATCCCAAAAGAAAATCAAGTGGAGATATGAAGTATATGTATGATTTGGAAGGCATGCATGTAAATATCTGATAGAAAACATAAGCATCTCTAGTTTCAAAAAAGGTAAGCAGTTGCAACTTACAGAGCGAATGTTACAAATATTAGACTTGGCTTTAAGGGTTTCAACATCCCGATCCAATTGTTGTTTCCAATCCAAAAGTTGAACTTCATCCTGAAGAATATTTCTGGATATCATGGTCTACTTTCTAAAAGGACAAAATCTTAGTAGTACAAAAAAGATTGAAGGCAAATATTGCACCTGTGGAAGttgaatagaaattttattaggaaaaagTTTAGTGAGCTGCTTCATTGCCTTAGGCATTTCTTTGCTTCTCTCATGCAGCCTCCCAAAGTTATCCTGCATGATAGAGAATCAAATAAGAAATCAAAAAAGAAGAGTAGAAAATTGACAGGTAGACATCTTCAAAGAGAATGTAATAGCCCACAATAAGTAAAATTTATTGATGACAGAGCTGCGGACAACGCTAAGGAAATAAGACTGGAAAATATAATccatcaaaagaaaataataacagAATGCCGCATAAATATGCTTACTGGGAAAGCAAAGTCAAGCAATGCCTGGCTACTTGTGAATTTCGTAAAAAGAAGGCCTCCAGGATGTGACTGCAATAAATAACACCAACATTATATTATCAACATACGAGATAAAATAGCATATATATCCCTggataataatgtaaaaaaaaatgcatactCCTTTAACATCTCAGTTTTTAATATACTCCTTGCAAGTGAAATTTCCACAAAAAAAACCTTTTCTTCAGTTGAGTCATCCAATTCAAGCTGTTTTTtgcaggggaaaaaaaaggtttttcaAAGAAGGCAAtgatctgtgtgtgtgtgtgtgtgcagaAATGTTTTTCAGGGACAAAGAAGAAAATTCAATTCCAAGGATATGaatgtaaatagataattttgcagggatatgcATATAAATATCATCTGATAAAAGTATTACCTTCTCTTTGCGGCTGTCCATCTGGGTGTGGGAACCTACTATGAGAACACCTGGTGGTAGCAATTCGAGTTTACTCTTCAATGTTACATACGAATCTGAACTTCCAGTCATAGATTTCTCTATATCCttaagtaatatgattaaagGACCATTTTTACTTTCTTCCAAAACTACCTGAAAAACAAGACACATTTTAGGGCTTGATTCTGAGCCTTTCTGCaagaactattttttaaattttttggtccatattatttgtttttacaACTCGAGCCTcaaatattatttcataaaCTGTATGCTCATGGCTAAAATCTACAATAATAGATTTATTACAATGTCATTTTAGTATGATTGTGGTCCATAAAAAGTACTTTTGGACCTAAGGTTGCCAAAACAAAGAATTGAAGAAAAttcaaattgcaaaaatggaaaaaagaagGGTTGACTGTTTTCAGAGCGACCTCTAGTAGTTCACTGACAGCTAGTCTTTCAAATTCTTCACCAACAGAGGAATCTGGCCGAAGCAGGTCAGCTGATAGGAAAAAAGTATATAGTTGATCAAGAGGAAATGTAGGTTTCAGAATATTAAAATCGTAAGTATAAatcagaaaagaagaaggaaaaaaaaaaaagaagaggtgaTTGTGAACTACCAGTGCAAAAGAAACCGTGATCTTCCTCACACAGACCCCCAAGATCATTACCATCAGGTATTTGCTTATCAAATCTCACTCCAACTTTGGAGGAACCATTTTCCTCGAAAGCAAGTACTACTTTGCCTCGATAACCGTAACTAGGGCCcctgtaaaacaaaaaaatctcaGTGGACGTGCCAATAGCAAGATGATATTATCCTAGAAACACAATAATTATAAGACTATCAGTCACTGCTTTGCTTTTGCTTTCGTTTCAGCTCCAGCTACCCGTAGTAGGGGGCTCAGCAAAAAGAAAACTTTGGAGCTTCTACTTTGGTAGGGAGCTAAAATGTGATTCCAGCAATAGAATCTATTTGGAATTTTGCTTCTGCTACAGAGAGAAGCTGTTAGGAATTTTAATGGAAAAATCTACTGACACTACGCAAACATTACTTCATTGAATAATCCTCCACCCTACAACAGCTTCAACAGACAATGCTAGCTTGGCCTAATATCTGGAACAGCTTAATATTTTGG
Protein-coding regions in this window:
- the LOC109718093 gene encoding uncharacterized protein LOC109718093 isoform X2, with protein sequence MVETRRSSAAAAAAAAATSSSSKRPLSPSSSSPSRSSPSSSSPTLKRHKAELPSSSSPPPKAETEEDRRKGSPDPDGKGGDDADGAAGKISVSGFANKDQAAVGSAHEVRPLEFVRKRVEKDSEKAPWAKLLSQCSENPHLFVTGPQFTVGQNRNSNLCLKDQGVSKTLCKLRHVERGGVSVALLEIVGKNGIVRVNSKPIDRSSSIILTGGDEVVFSSTGRHAYIFQQLSNEKVTKMASPSSLGILESPVPNLKGIHVEPRSGDPSDVDGASILHSMSNPLKDTSGEDKLEDLNSDHDKNLASRKDISEPNGNSVLPPDMDSTISSAEIGGDDTTKHNLDGGIGKIRGTNYEIRPILSVIGGGSSAREFDLSGSILKVFGDHRDILSYLDSPQALPTTRCQVFKDGLKQGILSASDIHVSFENFPYYLSESTKNILLSCAYIQLKCKELIKLTTDISSLNQRILLSGPSGSEIYQETLVKALAKHFGSKLLIVDSLQLPTTFSPKEPETQKDGGRTDRPAAIPKHRSILADTVHFRRPASSVEADIVGASTSNSQSLPKQESSTASSKNYTFKEGDRVKYVGSIPPSGFPLQPPQRGPSYGYRGKVVLAFEENGSSKVGVRFDKQIPDGNDLGGLCEEDHGFFCTADLLRPDSSVGEEFERLAVSELLEVVLEESKNGPLIILLKDIEKSMTGSSDSYVTLKSKLELLPPGVLIVGSHTQMDSRKEKSHPGGLLFTKFTSSQALLDFAFPDNFGRLHERSKEMPKAMKQLTKLFPNKISIQLPQDEVQLLDWKQQLDRDVETLKAKSNICNIRSFLNRIGMDCNDLEDIAVKDQILTNENVDKIVGFAVSHHVKHNKIDAPAKNAKLVLSSESLKHGLTMLQSMQSDTKSSKKSLKDVVTENEFEKRLLADVIPPSDIGVTFDDIGALENVKDTLKELVMLPLQRPELFCKGQLTKPCKGILLFGPPGTGKTMLAKAVATEAGANFINISMSSISSKWFGEGEKYVKAVFSLASKIAPSVIFVDEVDSMLGRRENPGEHEAMRKMKNEFMVNWDGLRTKDKERVLVLAATNRPFDLDEAVIRRLPRRLMVNLPDASNREKIMRVILAKEDLASDVDLEAVANITDGYSGSDLKNLCVTAAHRPIREILEKEKKERSLALAEGSPLPGLHGTEDIRPLNMEDLKYAQEQGYKQDFLGFLLWSDI
- the LOC109718093 gene encoding uncharacterized protein LOC109718093 isoform X1, producing the protein MVETRRSSAAAAAAAAATSSSSKRPLSPSSSSPSRSSPSSSSPTLKRHKAELPSSSSPPPKAETEEDRRKGSPDPDGKGGDDADGAAGKISVSGFANKDQAAVGSAHEVRPLEFVRKRVEKDSEKAPWAKLLSQCSENPHLFVTGPQFTVGQNRNSNLCLKDQGVSKTLCKLRHVERGGVSVALLEIVGKNGIVRVNSKPIDRSSSIILTGGDEVVFSSTGRHAYIFQQLSNEKVTKMASPSSLGILESPVPNLKGIHVEPRSGDPSDVDGASILHSMSNPLKDTSGEDKLEDLNSDHDKNLASRKDISEPNGNSVLPPDMDSTISSAEIGGDDTTKHNLDGGIGKIRGTNYEIRPILSVIGGGSSAREFDLSGSILKVFGDHRDILSYLDSPQALPTTRCQVFKDGLKQGILSASDIHVSFENFPYYLSESTKNILLSCAYIQLKCKELIKLTTDISSLNQRILLSGPSGSEIYQETLVKALAKHFGSKLLIVDSLQLPTTFSPKEPETQKDGGRTDRPAAIPKHRSILADTVHFRRPASSVEADIVGASTSNSQSLPKQESSTASSKNYTFKEGDRVKYVGSIPPSGFPLQPPQRGPSYGYRGKVVLAFEENGSSKVGVRFDKQIPDGNDLGGLCEEDHGFFCTADLLRPDSSVGEEFERLAVSELLEVVLEESKNGPLIILLKDIEKSMTGSSDSYVTLKSKLELLPPGVLIVGSHTQMDSRKEKSHPGGLLFTKFTSSQALLDFAFPDNFGRLHERSKEMPKAMKQLTKLFPNKISIQLPQDEVQLLDWKQQLDRDVETLKAKSNICNIRSFLNRIGMDCNDLEDIAVKDQILTNENVDKIVGFAVSHHVKHNKIDAPAKNAKLVLSSESLKHGLTMLQSMQSDTKSSKKSLKDVVTENEFEKRLLADVIPPSDIGVTFDDIGALENVKDTLKELVMLPLQRPELFCKGQLTKPCKGILLFGPPGTGKTMLAKAVATEAGANFINISMSSISSKWFGEGEKYVKAVFSLASKIAPSVIFVDEVDSMLGRRENPGEHEAMRKMKNEFMVNWDGLRTKDKERVLVLAATNRPFDLDEAVIRRLPRRLMVNLPDASNREKIMRVILAKEDLASDVDLEAVANITDGYSGSDLKNLCVTAAHRPIREILEKEKKERSLALAEGSPLPGLHGTEDIRPLNMEDLKYAQEQVCASVSSDSANMNELLQWNDLYGEGGSRKKKALSYFM